A single window of Leptolyngbya ohadii IS1 DNA harbors:
- a CDS encoding aromatic ring-hydroxylating dioxygenase subunit alpha → METSIALQPPISGLTLESSLPAGGTDPDRFDWFEAWHPVFYVEDLDKTKPTPFTLLDLNLVIWWDSKTKSWRVLEDKCPHRLAPLSEGRIAEDGLLECPYHGWAFTAEGTCDRIPQQPEGGSAETSKRACVRSFPATVRQGLLFVYPGQVENADRVAVPIIDAMEESSQQWVCLNTFRDLPYDALTLLENVLDSSHLPFTHHKSVGNRSNASPVELEVTESGKQGFAGVWEEGPRRGTLGRQTSRFVAPNFMWHDLTSKQFGRTLTVVYATPIRKGECRVFARFPFKFSSKIPALAIGLTPRWYSHIGQNGVLEDDQIFLHHQERYLEQLGGGANVSKAFYLPTKADSFVSALRQWVNQFQADPFPNGHLTPPLSTEALLDRYHSHTKHCASCRTALKRIEQIQTVILFIGAIVWLGTPLLAVVLGQAALLPVAISVSVSGLLGAGWLGLANFKRKFYEGRAVPPRNLPEKRSSKVK, encoded by the coding sequence ATGGAAACGTCGATTGCCCTTCAGCCCCCTATTTCGGGACTCACTTTAGAATCAAGCTTGCCCGCCGGAGGCACTGACCCCGATCGCTTCGATTGGTTTGAGGCATGGCATCCCGTGTTTTATGTGGAAGATCTGGATAAAACCAAGCCCACGCCCTTTACCCTGCTGGATCTGAACCTGGTGATCTGGTGGGACAGCAAAACCAAATCCTGGCGCGTCCTGGAGGACAAATGCCCCCATCGTCTTGCCCCCCTTTCCGAGGGCAGAATCGCGGAAGACGGCTTGCTGGAATGTCCTTACCACGGCTGGGCATTTACAGCGGAAGGAACCTGCGATCGAATTCCTCAGCAGCCTGAAGGCGGATCGGCAGAAACCTCGAAGCGTGCCTGTGTGCGATCGTTTCCGGCGACGGTGCGGCAGGGTTTGCTGTTTGTTTATCCGGGTCAGGTTGAAAATGCCGATCGGGTTGCGGTTCCCATCATTGACGCAATGGAAGAATCATCCCAACAGTGGGTTTGCCTCAACACCTTCCGCGATCTGCCCTACGACGCGCTGACCCTACTGGAAAACGTGCTGGACTCCAGCCATCTGCCCTTTACCCATCACAAGTCCGTCGGCAACCGTAGCAATGCCAGTCCGGTAGAACTGGAAGTCACGGAGTCGGGCAAGCAGGGCTTTGCGGGCGTATGGGAAGAAGGTCCACGACGCGGCACATTAGGACGGCAGACCAGTCGCTTTGTTGCGCCGAATTTTATGTGGCATGACCTCACCTCGAAGCAGTTTGGACGGACGCTAACCGTCGTTTACGCCACCCCGATCCGCAAAGGCGAATGTCGCGTATTTGCCCGCTTCCCGTTCAAGTTCTCGTCTAAAATTCCGGCACTGGCGATCGGGCTCACGCCCCGCTGGTATTCCCATATTGGACAAAATGGCGTTCTGGAAGACGATCAGATTTTCCTGCATCATCAGGAACGCTATCTGGAGCAGTTGGGCGGCGGCGCAAACGTCAGCAAAGCCTTCTATCTGCCCACCAAAGCCGATTCCTTTGTTTCTGCTCTGCGGCAGTGGGTGAATCAGTTTCAGGCAGACCCCTTTCCGAATGGTCATCTCACACCCCCGCTATCAACGGAAGCCCTACTCGATCGCTACCATTCCCACACCAAGCACTGTGCAAGCTGTCGGACTGCCCTGAAGCGGATCGAACAAATTCAGACGGTGATTTTGTTTATAGGGGCGATCGTTTGGCTGGGAACGCCGCTGCTGGCTGTCGTGCTGGGTCAAGCTGCCCTGCTTCCGGTCGCCATTTCCGTGAGCGTTAGCGGATTGTTGGGTGCAGGCTGGCTGGGCTTAGCAAACTTCAAGCGGAAATTTTATGAGGGACGGGCAGTTCCGCCGCGCAATTTGCCGGAGAAGCGATCGAGTAAGGTGAAATAA
- a CDS encoding carbohydrate kinase family protein: MTIGTNETTNETTIAPQVLCLGEMLWDCIADHPADAVNWVKSWTPYAGGAPANVACALLKLGTPAALVSCLGEDEPGEHLVEILERIGVDLRGIQRHATAPTRQIDVLRSETGDRTFAGFRGADSAEFSDAYLKADLLPIGLFDQAQFLVFGTIGFAYPESRAAFERSISLAKERSIQCVLDVNWRPVFWTDHDAAKSIILDVVQQADLLKLSIEEAEWLFDVTDPAIVAEKFPQLKGVLITAGEAGCEYWLSGNTGKVPAFEVEVEETTGAGDSFVAGLVHQLCVQGIEALTHGDRAKQIVRYASAVGSLTTIRPGAIEAQPTAKEVEAFLYLMGNAS; this comes from the coding sequence ATGACGATCGGTACGAACGAAACAACGAACGAGACGACGATCGCGCCCCAGGTGCTTTGTCTGGGTGAGATGCTGTGGGACTGCATTGCCGATCATCCCGCCGATGCCGTGAATTGGGTGAAATCCTGGACACCCTATGCCGGAGGTGCGCCTGCAAACGTTGCCTGTGCGCTGCTCAAACTGGGAACTCCTGCCGCCCTGGTATCCTGCCTGGGAGAGGACGAACCGGGAGAACATCTGGTGGAAATCCTGGAGCGAATTGGGGTAGATCTGCGGGGTATCCAGCGTCATGCTACCGCTCCCACTCGCCAGATTGACGTGCTGCGATCGGAGACGGGCGATCGAACCTTTGCCGGATTTCGAGGCGCAGACTCCGCCGAATTTTCCGATGCCTACCTGAAAGCCGATTTGCTGCCAATCGGGCTATTCGACCAAGCTCAGTTTCTCGTGTTTGGGACGATCGGATTTGCCTACCCTGAAAGCCGAGCCGCCTTTGAGCGATCGATTTCCTTGGCAAAAGAGCGATCGATCCAGTGCGTCTTAGATGTCAACTGGCGACCCGTGTTTTGGACGGATCACGATGCTGCGAAGTCCATCATTCTGGACGTGGTTCAGCAGGCGGATTTGCTGAAACTCTCGATCGAAGAAGCGGAATGGCTGTTTGATGTCACCGATCCGGCGATCGTCGCTGAAAAGTTTCCCCAGCTAAAGGGCGTTCTGATTACCGCAGGCGAAGCGGGCTGCGAATACTGGCTCAGCGGCAACACAGGCAAAGTGCCAGCCTTTGAGGTTGAAGTCGAGGAAACCACCGGAGCGGGGGATAGCTTTGTGGCGGGACTGGTGCATCAGCTTTGCGTACAGGGGATAGAGGCTTTAACTCATGGCGATCGCGCGAAACAAATTGTTCGCTATGCCAGCGCAGTTGGATCTTTAACCACCATTCGACCTGGGGCGATCGAGGCTCAGCCTACTGCAAAGGAAGTGGAGGCGTTTTTGTATCTGATGGGCAACGCTTCGTAA